One segment of Vagococcus martis DNA contains the following:
- a CDS encoding DUF969 domain-containing protein has protein sequence MEWIKLIGILIILVGFMFKFDTIAVVIVAALSTALVSGMSFYEFFTMLGEAFVKNRLVTIFLLTLPMIGLSERFGLRQQAVILIKKIKGLTPGKFITLYTALRELAGLFGLRLSGHPQFVRPIVNPMAQAAAKHTYGEITREDEDKIKARSAASENFGNFFAQNTFIASAGVLLIYGTLKDLGYEVSDASIARMALLVAVIALVLSALSNWLFDRKLAKKYKKMKGE, from the coding sequence ATGGAATGGATTAAATTAATTGGGATTCTAATTATTTTAGTCGGATTTATGTTTAAATTTGATACAATAGCCGTCGTGATTGTCGCAGCACTTTCAACTGCACTTGTATCAGGAATGTCATTTTATGAGTTTTTCACTATGCTAGGAGAAGCATTTGTCAAGAATCGATTGGTTACTATCTTTTTATTGACGTTACCAATGATTGGACTATCAGAACGTTTTGGGCTAAGACAACAAGCAGTTATTTTGATTAAAAAAATAAAAGGCCTAACGCCTGGTAAATTCATTACGCTTTATACAGCTTTACGTGAATTAGCTGGATTATTTGGTCTTCGTTTGTCTGGACATCCTCAATTTGTGCGACCAATTGTCAATCCAATGGCTCAAGCTGCTGCCAAACATACTTATGGTGAGATCACAAGAGAGGATGAGGATAAAATTAAAGCACGTTCAGCTGCTAGTGAAAACTTTGGGAACTTTTTTGCTCAAAATACATTTATTGCATCTGCTGGCGTGTTGCTTATTTATGGTACGTTAAAAGATTTAGGCTATGAAGTTAGTGATGCAAGTATTGCACGTATGGCACTTCTTGTCGCAGTGATTGCATTGGTGTTATCAGCTTTATCAAATTGGTTATTTGATAGAAAATTAGCAAAAAAATATAAAAAGATGAAAGGAGAATAG
- a CDS encoding DUF979 domain-containing protein, which produces MAQYIPAILEFFYILIGLLSMMTAVRCFKDETNDARIGTGLFWLILGVIFAAGQLMPYVVSGVLLAVIGVLTLFKQVKIGKIAELDEEQGQRSAETLGSWVFFPSVLLAIVAVVISYTPLGGQVGIGVASIVALIVAMIITKAPPKVAFDDTDRMFQSVGTTGILPQLLAALGVVFNAAGVGEVISQAISGVVPEGNRLAGVIAYCLGMMIFTMVMGNAFAAFTVITAGIGVPFVMMQGGDPVVAGTLAMTAGFCGTLLTPMAANFNALPVALLEMDDTNGVIKAQAPMAIVMIVIHIVLMYVLAF; this is translated from the coding sequence ATGGCTCAATATATTCCAGCAATTTTAGAATTTTTTTATATTTTAATCGGTTTATTATCCATGATGACAGCTGTTCGTTGTTTTAAAGATGAAACAAATGATGCACGAATTGGAACCGGGTTGTTTTGGTTAATACTAGGTGTTATATTTGCAGCAGGTCAACTAATGCCCTATGTGGTATCTGGGGTATTGCTAGCTGTTATTGGTGTATTAACATTATTTAAGCAAGTCAAAATCGGTAAGATAGCCGAATTAGATGAAGAACAAGGTCAACGTTCGGCAGAAACACTTGGTAGTTGGGTATTTTTCCCGTCAGTTTTACTGGCGATTGTTGCGGTAGTTATTTCTTATACACCACTTGGAGGACAAGTTGGGATTGGTGTGGCTTCTATTGTGGCATTGATTGTGGCAATGATTATAACAAAAGCACCGCCAAAAGTTGCGTTTGATGACACAGATCGTATGTTTCAGTCTGTCGGGACAACAGGGATTCTTCCTCAATTATTAGCAGCACTAGGTGTTGTCTTTAATGCAGCTGGTGTAGGAGAGGTGATTTCACAGGCCATTTCAGGTGTTGTACCAGAAGGAAATCGTTTAGCCGGAGTGATTGCATATTGTCTAGGGATGATGATTTTTACCATGGTTATGGGAAATGCGTTTGCGGCATTTACTGTTATTACAGCAGGTATTGGTGTACCATTTGTGATGATGCAAGGTGGTGATCCTGTTGTCGCCGGCACACTTGCGATGACGGCTGGTTTTTGTGGAACGCTCTTAACACCAATGGCCGCAAATTTTAATGCGTTACCTGTTGCATTGCTTGAGATGGATGATACAAATGGCGTTATTAAAGCACAAGCTCCGATGGCTATCGTAATGATAGTTATTCATATTGTTTTAATGTACGTGTTGGCATTTTAA
- the pcp gene encoding pyroglutamyl-peptidase I — protein MKILVTGFDPFGGESTNPALEAVKKLPETILDADIIKLEIPTVFNKSAEVVKEAMSKHQPDVVVNIGQAGGRFSVTPERVAINVDDARIPDNEGNQPIDEAIQPTGQAAYFTQLPVKAMVQRMKESGFPGAVSNTAGTFVCNHIMYQVQYLIDTEFPNVKGGFIHVPFITSQVVDKPNQPSMSLDDIVQSLEKALEAIVLFNNKEDIRTIGGETH, from the coding sequence ATGAAAATTTTAGTTACAGGTTTTGATCCGTTTGGCGGAGAATCAACTAACCCAGCTTTAGAAGCAGTTAAAAAGTTACCAGAAACTATTTTAGATGCAGACATTATTAAACTTGAAATACCCACTGTTTTTAACAAATCAGCAGAAGTGGTGAAAGAAGCAATGTCAAAACATCAACCAGATGTTGTTGTAAATATCGGACAAGCAGGTGGCCGTTTTTCGGTGACACCAGAACGTGTTGCAATTAATGTTGATGATGCACGCATTCCAGATAATGAAGGCAATCAACCAATTGATGAAGCCATTCAACCAACAGGTCAGGCAGCTTATTTTACTCAATTACCTGTTAAAGCAATGGTTCAAAGAATGAAAGAATCAGGATTTCCTGGTGCGGTATCTAATACAGCTGGAACGTTTGTATGTAACCATATCATGTATCAAGTCCAATATTTAATTGATACTGAGTTTCCTAACGTTAAAGGAGGCTTCATACATGTCCCTTTTATTACCTCACAAGTCGTAGACAAGCCAAACCAACCAAGTATGAGTTTAGATGATATTGTGCAATCTTTAGAAAAAGCATTAGAAGCGATCGTGTTGTTTAACAATAAAGAAGATATTCGAACAATTGGTGGAGAAACACATTAA
- a CDS encoding SdpI family protein — protein sequence MIFSFVGMIMTVLGVIYLIFPSKKRENKYGYRTQRARYTDASFKYAQKVAAKMLLLIGLGTWLIGFIIKSSGVSQFFMLEIFLIAIPIISVFYQIERRLEVFNDDFDREIGKNEKGDTHEVIND from the coding sequence TTGATATTTAGTTTTGTTGGAATGATTATGACAGTCTTAGGTGTTATTTATTTGATTTTTCCTTCGAAAAAGCGTGAAAATAAATACGGATACCGCACACAAAGAGCAAGATACACAGATGCCTCATTTAAGTATGCTCAAAAAGTGGCTGCCAAAATGTTACTCTTAATTGGATTGGGCACTTGGTTAATTGGGTTTATTATAAAGAGTAGTGGAGTATCACAATTCTTTATGTTAGAAATATTTTTGATAGCAATACCTATTATTAGCGTATTCTATCAGATTGAACGTCGTCTTGAGGTATTCAATGATGACTTCGACCGCGAGATTGGTAAAAATGAAAAGGGGGATACACATGAAGTTATTAATGATTGA
- a CDS encoding response regulator transcription factor has protein sequence MKLLMIEDNESVSEMMKMFFLNEEWDVTFKYDGKEGLDTFLEDPSSWDMITLDLNLPTMDGVTVCREIRKESSSVPIIMLTARDSESDQVIGLEMGADDYVTKPFSPITLIARIKALHRRSQIKEGSDGSTANGSSEDFDVKTEHFKININTREAYFNDQIVGGLTPKEFDLLLTLAKKPRQVFSREKLLELVWDYQYFGDERTVDAHIKKLRQKIEKVGPQVIQTVWGVGYKFDDSGIKV, from the coding sequence ATGAAGTTATTAATGATTGAAGACAACGAGTCTGTCTCAGAAATGATGAAAATGTTCTTTTTGAATGAGGAGTGGGATGTCACCTTCAAGTATGATGGAAAAGAAGGATTAGATACATTTCTTGAGGATCCATCATCATGGGATATGATTACACTGGATTTAAATCTACCGACAATGGACGGGGTGACTGTCTGTCGTGAAATTAGAAAAGAATCTTCTAGTGTACCGATTATTATGTTAACGGCTAGAGATTCTGAAAGTGATCAAGTTATTGGGCTTGAAATGGGTGCTGATGATTATGTGACTAAACCGTTTAGTCCAATTACTTTAATTGCTCGAATTAAGGCGTTACATCGTCGTTCACAAATAAAAGAAGGCAGTGATGGAAGTACTGCTAATGGCAGCAGTGAAGATTTCGATGTTAAAACAGAGCACTTTAAAATTAATATTAATACCCGTGAAGCTTATTTTAACGATCAAATTGTCGGGGGATTAACACCTAAAGAGTTTGATTTATTATTGACATTAGCTAAAAAACCAAGACAAGTGTTTTCACGTGAAAAATTATTGGAATTAGTTTGGGATTACCAATATTTTGGCGATGAACGTACAGTTGACGCACACATTAAAAAATTAAGACAAAAAATTGAAA